In the genome of Pristis pectinata isolate sPriPec2 chromosome 10, sPriPec2.1.pri, whole genome shotgun sequence, one region contains:
- the gja10b gene encoding gap junction protein alpha 10 b → MGDWNLLGSILEEVHVHSTIVGKIWLTILFIFRMLVLGVAAEDVWVDEQAEFICNTEQPGCRNVCYDKAFPISLIRYWVLQVIFVSSPSLVYMGHALYRLRALEKERQRKKAHIRAELEDTEAMLEEHKRLEKELRKLEEQRKVNKAPLRGSLLRTYVLHILTRSVVEVGFMVGQCILYGFRLDPLYKCLRSPCPNTVDCFVSRPTEKTIFIVFMLSIAAFSLFLNILEIIHLGIRKIKQGLYLDSELSICRSKKNSVVQQACIMANSSPHKLVPTVLSGYKPLPEQGDPAHLSICLPPTMTLGVTKDYFQRSHPNEHDSKAAILLIMHLEQAKVTMYHASQSEIPATIRNTLRKQSRVSCYKDYLEDCGDSQDGTMRRASCTGMKSKKISESTIASRPESPCSTNGSSTESKHKEESPPVTPPPAGRRMSMSMLLELSSIMKK, encoded by the exons ATGGGTGATTGGAACTTGCTAGGAAGCATTTTGGAAGAGGTGCACGTTCACTCAACGATCGTGGGGAAAATCTGGTTAACAATCttgttcattttcaggatgttGGTTCTTGGGGTGGCCGCCGAAGATGTCTGGGTTGACGAGCAGGCTGAATTCATCTGCAATACAGAGCAACCAGGCTGCAGAAATGTCTGCTACGATAAGGCTTTCCCGATCTCTCTCATTAGGTACTGGGTCTTACAGGTCATCTTCGTGTCCTCCCCTTCTTTGGTTTACATGGGTCACGCACTCTACCGGCTAAGAGCACTGGAGAAAGAAAGGCAGCGCAAGAAAGCCCACATCCGAGCCGAGCTGGAAGACACGGAGGCGATGCTGGAAGAGCACAAAAGGCTGGAGAAAGAACTGAGAAAGTTGGAAGAGCAGCGCAAGGTAAACAAGGCGCCACTCCGGGGTTCACTCTTACGCACGTACGTCCTCCATATTTTGACCAGGTCAGTGGTGGAAGTCGGCTTCATGGTGGGCCAATGCATCTTGTACGGATTTCGGCTTGATCCCCTGTACAAATGCCTGCGTTCGCCCTGCCCCAATACGGTGGATTGTTTCGTTTCCAGGCCCACAGAGAAGACTATTTTCATCGTCTTCATGCTCAGCATTGCTGCCTTCTCCTTGTTTTTGAATATACTTGAAATTATTCACCTAGGCATCAGGAAGATCAAACAAGGTCTTTACCTGGACTCAGAGCTAAGTATCTGCAGATCCAAGAAAAACTCAGTTGTACAGCAGGCTTGCATCATGGCCAATTCCTCTCCTCACAAACTTGTCCCAACGGTCCTCAGCGGTTATAAACCTTTGCCAGAACAGGGAGATCCTGCACATCTCTCGATCTGCCTGCCTCCGACGATGACGCTTGGAGTAACTAAAG ATTACTTCCAAAGGTCCCATCCTAATGAGCATGATTCAAAAGCAGCGATACTATTGATAATGCATTTGGAACAAGCTAAGGTAACTATGTACCATGCAAGCCAATCAGAAATCCCAGCCACCATCCGCAATACTCTTCGCAAACAGAGCAGAGTCAGTTGTTATAAAGACTATCTGGAAGATTGTGGTGATTCTCAAGATGGCACCATGAGGAGGGCAAGCTGCACTGGGATGAAATCAAAGAAGATCTCAGAAAGCACAATCGCTAGCCGCCCTGAAAGTCCATGTTCTACAAACGGCTCTAGCACTGAGTCAAAGCATAAAGAAGAAAGTCCACCTGTTACCCCACCTCCTGCAGGACGCAGAATGTCAATG